From Brassica oleracea var. oleracea cultivar TO1000 chromosome C3, BOL, whole genome shotgun sequence, a single genomic window includes:
- the LOC106329040 gene encoding heterogeneous nuclear ribonucleoprotein 1, which translates to MESDLGKLFIGGISWDTDEERLREYFTNYGDVVEAVIMRDRATGRARGFGFIVFADPSVAERVILEKHIIDGRTVEAKKAVPRDDHQQVMKRHASPIHLMSPLHGGGNRTKKIFVGGLPSSITETEFKNYFDQFGTIADVVVMYDHNTQRPRGFGFITFDSDDAVDRVLHKTFHELNGKLVEVKRAVPKEVSLVSNTRSPLPGAGYGGSYGGGFNRMSVNNSYFNNFAPASGYYNNLGGSVGGRFSPVIGSGRLNHELNLNLNPRYDGITFNRFPNNPYFNNASPSRYTSPIGQNRTESHYSSSNIDLWGNRTDNAEPGWNLNVSSGNNRGNWGLPSSAVGNDNNGYGRNFETGSGLSASPFEGSIGNLYRGGSVYSDSMWRQQQQQLPPQSSQEIDAFSYGYDIDNVGSDPSANDSESYNVGNRQTNRGIEA; encoded by the exons ATGGAGTCGGATCTAGGGAAGCTCTTCATTGGTGGGATATCATGGGACACAGATGAAGAAAGGCTAAGAGAGTATTTCACCAACTATGGAGATGTCGTTGAAGCTGTGATCATGAGAGACCGTGCCACGGGACGTGCACGTGGCTTTGGATTCATCGTGTTTGCTGATCCCAGCGTTGCAGAGAGAGTCATCTTGGAGAAACACATCATCGATGGCCGCACG GTTGAGGCGAAGAAGGCTGTGCCACGAGATGATCATCAACAGGTGATGAAACGACACGCTAGTCCTATACACCTTATGTCACCTCTCCATGGTGGTGGCAACAGGACAAAGAAGATCTTTGTAGGAGGTTTACCGTCTAGCATTACAGAAACGGAGTTCAAGAACTACTTTGATCAGTTTGGTACAATTGCTGATGTTGTGGTGATGTATGACCACAACACGCAGAGGCCAAGAGGGTTTGGCTTCATTACATTTGACTCTGATGATGCTGTTGATAGAGTTCTCCACAAGACCTTCCATGAGCTCAATGGGAAGCTAGTTGAGGTCAAAAGAGCTGTTCCCAAAGAGGTTTCGCTTGTTTCCAACACCCGAAGCCCTCTTCCTGGTGCTGGTTATGGTGGCAGCTATGGAGGTGGGTTTAATAGGATGTCTGTTAATAATAGCTACTTCAACAACTTTGCTCCTGCTTCTGGTTATTACAACAATCTAGGAGGCTCTGTTGGTGGTCGGTTTAGTCCTGTTATTGGTAGCGGTAGATTGAATCATGAGTTGAACTTGAACTTGAATCCACGCTATGATGGAATAACGTTTAACCGGTTCCCTAACAACCCTTACTTCAACAACGCTTCTCCAAGCCGTTACACCTCTCCAATTGGACAGAACAGAACCGAGTCTCACTACAGTTCTAGCAACATAGACTTGTGGGGGAACAGAACTGACAATGCAGAACCCGGATGGAACTTGAATGTGTCTAGTGGAAACAACAGAGGGAACTGGGGACTTCCTTCTTCTGCTGTTGGTAATGATAACAATGGTTATGGAAGAAACTTTGAGACAGGCTCTGGACTTTCTGCTTCCCCTTTTGAAGGTTCTATAGGAAACTTGTACAGAGGCGGTTCTGTTTACAGTGACTCAATGTGGCGGCAACAGCAGCAGCAGCTACCACCACAGTCTTCTCAAGAGATAGACGCTTTCTCTTACGGTTATGACATTGACAATGTGGGCTCAGACCCATCTGCAAATGACTCAGAAAGTTACAATGTTGGAAATAGACAAACTAATAGAG GTATTGAGGCATAG